The window CATTCTAGATATGTTGTCAAATGCTGAGTCACTTTTCTTAATCGTTGCTAGGTTGAAGATGAAGTTAATAATTCAATCAAGAAAGTATATGATGAGTACAACGGCACCAACAGCAACGCCCCTAGCCGCGCCATCGACTACGTTCagagacaggtgaggacagaaactcttctctgtcttccttGTAAACCAGATAAAGTGATATGATGCAACATTTTTATGTCTCTCTCAAATGTTATAACTGAGCAAGCAGATGACAGTAATGttgagtttttattgttttcatttgtacaGCTTCAATGTTGCGGGATCCACAATTACTCAGACTGGAAGAATACACACTGGTTTGAAGAatcaaaaaacaacagtgttcCTGTCAGCTGTTGCAAATCCAACATTGGAAGCTGCACAGGGTCCCTCACTCGTCCTGAAGATCTCTACCAAGAAGTAAAACGACCTCTAAATTTCTCAAGTTTTCAAACCACAGAcaggtcattttttaaaacaagtagATTGTCATAGTTTCatatatgttaaaatatattcactgtgtgtatgcgtgtgtgtgtgtgtgtgtgtgtgtgtagggttgTGAAGCTCTGGTTGTGAAGAAGTTGAAGGAGATCATGATGTATGTCATCTGGACTGCACTGACGTTTGCTGCCATCCAGGTATGCAACTTTCATCAAGATACCTTATTTCATagaacagcagcagtttttaataaagaaaaaagagataTTAATCTAGGCCTTTTGAATTGGACCTTGAAATTTGAGTTGTGACTACATCATAACATATTTCTATGCTGACTCATGTAGCTGTGTAGCAAGGAAAGTTCagcataatgaaaaaaaatagtgaatcATATATGTATTATTGTACCaattgtgtttcatgttttgtttttgttttcacagactaaagaaaatatttctcagacttaaaaaaaaatgtagcccTTTAATTTCAGACCACCTttggtcatgttttttttttaaaaaccactgCCGTGtaacaaagaaacacagataGGATGTCACTATTTAACTACCTCCTAAAATAAACCAGCAGTACACCCTGTGTCAGCATTTGCTTGGTTTCACTTCTCATATATGTGATGTTTATTTGACTATACAATGTAGTTTCCTATAATGGTCTCAAACTTTTGCACCCTACTGTCTGTTTAAAGGTGCGATATACGACATTCAGCTCCACTAGATGTCGCAGTAGAGCAACAGCGTCTCAGACCAAAAGAAATGTGCACGttgtttactcaataaagttggaaaGAAATCGGCtcatgaaactcagatcaaactgtcaaactaggcagagCTGATCAAACATGGATCAAGattttgttactgcattgcctatttctcacctcaaatgttttcagaaaaatatttttgtgtactgtttagctgtaatatgaaaAAGTTTGTGACCCGGCCGCCATGTTGAAGATGGACGCGGGGAGGACAGGGAGGGGCTCACATGCACTGACAtacactaacatgcacacattaccattactccactatatctttacagagcaaatagttgtttgctgacatctagtggggctgaatgtcatatattgcacctttaacctATTTCAGTCTTTAGATTCTATAACAAAAATGACATCCAGCTGTAAGGCTTTCTCTCATGGACGCTTCTTGGAAAAAACCCATCAGCAGCTGTTTGCATTCATGCGTTGCTAATTTGAGTCATCCTCTTATTCATTTGGTTAATATAGTGTATATTTAAAGGATGTGTAACTATAAATGTGCTCATATGCAAtgtttgctgtaattatttATAGTGAGTAACAGGGTGTAACCTGTTAACTGCTGACAATGTCTCCAGGATTAGCCTCAGTGTAGCCATACgttgaattaatgaattaaagCTCAACAAATACATCACTTTTTTACACGTCTAAGATTGTCATTTTAATGATGTTGGTTTCCACACCCACATTTCACAACCACAAATGTTAGGGTTTAAAGGcttaaccaaaaccaaaaccacaaatagaacatgtgtctctctcttcctgctaGATGCTGGGGatgctgtgtgcgtgtgtggtgCTGTGTCGCAGAAGCAGAGATCCTGCCTATGAGCTTCTCATTACAGGAGGCACCTATGCATAGATGGTGTAGGTGCACTTCCAGATTTTACGTGTCACTGGTGAGAGCATGGAAATAATGTATTACCACACTAACCTTAACTCACTGATCACACAAAGTTATATACTtaaccttgttttttttgttgtttttttttcccaaaagcTGTTGGCCAAACTGTTAAACGGTCAATGAGAATGAGATGTTGAAAGCATTCTGTTGCTCAGAGGATGACATGAGGGTGACATTTTTTACCAAACTCAAACCTTGTTAGTCATGTACTGTATGGAGTTAAATGTGGACAGGGTAATTTCCTCATATTATTTTGCACTATGTGTATGgctttgaatatttcatatttaaatcTGTCATGTACTTGAATGAAAGACTTGTATCTGTGTATAATTTTACCCTGTACTTCCACTAtcactactactgctactactactactactactactactactactactactactgctcaGTTTGGGTTGACACCTTGCAGTATTCTGTAAAGAAATAGTGGACACCATAGTTCAAGTTGATGTCACAGcaggtttttgtgtgtaaaactatGTTATTCAACTGGCTTTTGCTCATCTGATCTTTCCTTTAAGAATCAGACCTTGTAATCTCAATATAGACTTGTCCTATaggggttttgtttgtttttgtccactGAGTGTAGTTTTAGAATTTGATTTGTTGATATGTAGCAACGGCAATACTCaagaatgtaaataaaatgtgaggGGAAAGTTTGAAATCAAATGAGTGTGTAATctgatttatgtttttcatttccctGACAGATATTCAATGAGATTgctgaattttttaaaatacctCCAGACAAAGCCCATATTCATGAGCTGTTGTCAGTGGAAGAACAAGTCAACTTGGTCCTTGTAAAGAAAGGTCAAAAGTTCGGGTGTTTCCCATGAGGGAGGGGTGTAAGGGGTTCACGCATTTG is drawn from Thunnus thynnus chromosome 5, fThuThy2.1, whole genome shotgun sequence and contains these coding sequences:
- the tspan3a gene encoding tetraspanin-3 is translated as MMGQCGITSSKTVLVFLNLIFWAAAGILCYVGAYVFITYDDYDHFFEDMYTLVPAVIIIAVGALLFIIGLIGCCATVRESYCGLTTFVVILLLVFLTEVAVVVLGYIYRAKVEDEVNNSIKKVYDEYNGTNSNAPSRAIDYVQRQLQCCGIHNYSDWKNTHWFEESKNNSVPVSCCKSNIGSCTGSLTRPEDLYQEGCEALVVKKLKEIMMYVIWTALTFAAIQMLGMLCACVVLCRRSRDPAYELLITGGTYA